The region TCGCAGCGGCTCGCGCAAGAGGAAGGCCTGCTGGTGGGCATCTCGTCCGGCGCGGCCTGTTGGGCGGCGCTTCAGGTGGCGAAACGGCTCGGAAAGGGCGCGAGGGTCGTCACGCTCCTGCCCGATGTCGGCGAGCGGTATATGACCTTGGGGATATTCGACCGGCGATAGAAGTGGGGAGTTCGGAGTGCGGAGTGCGGAGCAGAAGCTTTATTCGCTTATGGATTTTAATATGATGAACCCAATCTATCTTGACTATAACGCCAGTACTCCCGTTGATGCGAGGGTCCTCGAAGAGATGCTGCCCTATTTGAAGGAAAAGTTCGGCAATCCTTCCAGCAGCCATTCCTACGGTATTGCGCTCAAGTCCGGCATCGAACAGGCGCGCGAGCGTGTCGCGGCGCTTCTGGGGTGCGAGGCATCAGAGATCATCTTCACGAGCGGGGCCACGGAATCGAACAACATGGTGATCAAGGGCGTTATCGCTTCAGCGCCCAAAGGCAGCCACATCATCGCGACCCGGATCGAACATCCGGCAGTGCTTGAACCGTGCCACTATCTTGAGACACAGGGATACCCGGTAACGTATCTGCCGGTTGACGAATACGGACTCGTGGACCCCGCGGACCTTGAACAGGCGATCACCCCAAAGACCGTGCTCGTCACGGTCATGCATTCGAATAACGAGGTCGGAACGATACAGAACATTACGTCGCTCGCGAAGATCGCAACTTCCAGCGGGATCCTGTTCCACACCGATGCAGCGCAGAGCCTGGGCAAGGTCCGTGTGAAGGTCCGGGAACTTGGCGTGGATTTCCTGACCATTGCCGGCCACAAGTTCTATGCGCCGAAAGGCATCGGCGCGCTGTATATCAAGAACGGCCGCAAACTTTCGCCGCTGCTGCGCGGAGCAGGGCATGAGCGGGGGCTAAGGCCGGGCACGGAGAATGCCGCGTTCATCGTCGGCCTGGGTGCTGCATGCACGATCGCTTCGGAGATCATGGATGCTGAAGGGCCGCGCCAGATAAAACTCGGGCAGCGATTATTCGAAGGATTGAAGCTCTCAGGAATGAAGGTGCATCTGAACGGCCATCCTGAAAAGAAGCTGCCGAATACCTGGAACATCAGCTTTGAGGGGTTCGATTCGATAGCGGTCATGGAGGCACTGGGAAGAGATATCGCGGTCTCTCCCGGAGCCGCATGCCACGGCAGTACGGTGAACGCGTCACATGTACTGGTCGCCATGGGTACGGACCCCGCGCTTGCCCGCGGCGCGATACGCTTCAGTTTGGGGAGGGAAACAACGGAGGCGGAGATTGATGTTGTTGTTGAGATGTTGAAGAAAAAGTTGGCGAGATAATAGCCAGTGTTTCAAAGATATTTTTATCGTCATTTCCTAATGATTTTATCGAGAACATACCAGGGGCAAGTCTTTCTAATTGAAATTACTCTGATCTCGCGTTATTGAAGATGAAATGCAACAAAAAAGCCCTAATGACCTTCGAAGTCAACCCGGGAGGGAAGAAATAGTGGCGAAGATAAAAGTTAAAGGCACCGAAATCTCAATAATCACGGTGAATAACGATGACTATATCTCTTTAACCGATATGCTGAAAGCAAAAGACGGACAATTTTTTATTTCAGATTGGTTAAGAAATAGAAATACTGTTGAATTTCTGGGTGTTTGGGAAAGAATTTATAATCCGACTTTTAATTATGGCGAATTCGCCATAATTAAAAGTCAGGCGGGTTTAAACAGCCTGTAGGTTGGGCAAGCGCTTTTTTTGCCCAACAGATTTTAAAGATGTTGGGCTGTGAAGCGTAGCCCAACCTACCAACTCACGAAGGGTTTGCGGGGAAAAGAAAGGTCCAAATGAGAGCCACTGTTAGGCAATATATTGTTTTCATGATGATGTTCTTAGCATTGTCTTTTATGCATGCAGATGCGAACGCAATGAGCGTGGAGGTTCGAGGAGGTCATGATCGAACAGCTATTAAGTGTTCTGATGGGTGGTGTCCCGATGATTCTGTTACAAGAGTCAGTGCTGATATCGTCTTTAGTCCATGGAAGAGAGCGGATCTGTTTATCGGGCCTGAATATGCAAAATCCGTCACTTCCACCTATAGATCCTCTGCGTCGATGGTGCCGGGATCATCTTGGAACCACTATTCCATAGATTATTCGTTCGATTATACAGCTCTTTCATTCGGAGTACGCCTTAAACCGATCGTACGTGATCGATGGCATTTCTATGTTGCGCTGGGAGGTCTGATTGGTACGTCATCTTATAAAGCAAGCTTCGGAGAACAGAACAATTTAGTTTCTTTGTCTTCCGACCGCGGTAGCTCGCATTTTACGACATTGAGAATAGGTCCGGGCGCGGTCTTCAATTTCACAGAGCAATTGGGAGTGGGAATAGAGTTATCACTTACGCCGAAGGTCACTGCCTATAAATTGCATATCAGAGACGTGAATTCCGGTACAGGACAGGTTACGGAAAGGGAACTAAAAGGCCCCGATGAGATGTTTGGTGTTACGCTCGGGCTCCGGTATATGTTCTGAATCATGGATCATTTCTTCGCTATGATCGAAACCAATAATCTCACAAAATATTTCGGCACCCTCGGCGCGGTCCGGTCCATCAGTTTCTCCGTGAACAAAGGGGAGGTCTTCGGCCTCCTCGGCCCGAACGGCGCGGGGAAGACAACGACGATGCGCATGCTGACCACCCTGC is a window of Nitrospirota bacterium DNA encoding:
- a CDS encoding cysteine desulfurase; this translates as MMNPIYLDYNASTPVDARVLEEMLPYLKEKFGNPSSSHSYGIALKSGIEQARERVAALLGCEASEIIFTSGATESNNMVIKGVIASAPKGSHIIATRIEHPAVLEPCHYLETQGYPVTYLPVDEYGLVDPADLEQAITPKTVLVTVMHSNNEVGTIQNITSLAKIATSSGILFHTDAAQSLGKVRVKVRELGVDFLTIAGHKFYAPKGIGALYIKNGRKLSPLLRGAGHERGLRPGTENAAFIVGLGAACTIASEIMDAEGPRQIKLGQRLFEGLKLSGMKVHLNGHPEKKLPNTWNISFEGFDSIAVMEALGRDIAVSPGAACHGSTVNASHVLVAMGTDPALARGAIRFSLGRETTEAEIDVVVEMLKKKLAR